A window of Sedimentibacter sp. MB31-C6 genomic DNA:
CTAAGGACTATGCCGTAATGCTTTATTCGGTATTGACTTATCAGGTGAGGTTATTTACATTCTTTACACCTCAGGAGGTAAAAAGGATTTTAATGGCATTAGAATATACAAATGATGGTAAGCGGTTGGTTGACTTTGATTTATACTATAAAAATAAAAAAGTTTACTGGAGTGATGTTCACAGGACTAAGAAAGGAAAAAATAAACTTGAGGAAGTTAAAGAATACAGACAAAGTTTGTATGAAAAATTGAAGTTAGAAGATATAAAAATTTTAGAGGAAATGGATAAAGAATTGGAGCATTAATGGAAAAAACGCAGATAATCGCAGCAAATCAGTAAATAATAAATACGAGGTGATTAATATGAAAACAAAAGCTGCTTTTTTTGATATAGATGGTACAATATTTAGAAATTCCTTGATGATTGAACATTTTCAAAAGCTTATAACCTTTGAAGTAATAGATCCCGAAGTTTGGTATACAAAGGTAAAAAAAGTATATATTGAGTGGGAGAAAAGATATGGGGATTTTGAGGAATACTTAGAAATTTTAGCAGGTGTTTATTTAGATGAGCTTAAGGGTTTCGATAAATCTTATATCGAATATATTGCTGATCATGTTATAAAATCTAATGGAGACATGGTTTATAAATATTCTAGAAATCAAATCGAATATCATAAAAAGCAAAAGCATAATGTTTTTTTTATCTCTGGTAGTCCTGACTTTTTAGTATCAAGAATGGCCGAAAAATACGAGGCAACAGATTACAGAGGAAGTATTTATAAAGTTGATTCTCAAAATAAGTTCACTGGCGAAATAGTGAAAATGTGGGATTCTGAAAGCAAACAGAGAGAGCTTAATAATTTGATTAAGGAATATGATGTTGATTTAGATAATAGCTATGCTTATGGTGATACAACGGGAGATTTTTCAATGCTTAAAATGATTGGCAATCCAGTTGCAATCAATCCAAATAGGGATTTGTTGTTATCTATAAGAGAGGATGAAGAATTGAGTAAAAAAACTACAATAATTGTTGAACGTAAAAATGTAATATACAAATTAGATCCAAATATTGAATTATTGTATTAAAAATCCATTCGACATCATTATC
This region includes:
- a CDS encoding HAD family hydrolase, which codes for MKTKAAFFDIDGTIFRNSLMIEHFQKLITFEVIDPEVWYTKVKKVYIEWEKRYGDFEEYLEILAGVYLDELKGFDKSYIEYIADHVIKSNGDMVYKYSRNQIEYHKKQKHNVFFISGSPDFLVSRMAEKYEATDYRGSIYKVDSQNKFTGEIVKMWDSESKQRELNNLIKEYDVDLDNSYAYGDTTGDFSMLKMIGNPVAINPNRDLLLSIREDEELSKKTTIIVERKNVIYKLDPNIELLY